The following proteins are co-located in the Neodiprion virginianus isolate iyNeoVirg1 chromosome 6, iyNeoVirg1.1, whole genome shotgun sequence genome:
- the LOC124307451 gene encoding rhomboid-related protein 4-like has protein sequence MRPVQRQRQGLQYGIVLLCMQAINFGIDKIPPATLAGVIGQTLLYMGVIKVPWNADQVCISCVKILKYRNWRAFILSNFEHGSDMHLYYNMVSFILKGSTLENKYGTGNFVMLLSFLSVACSSMYVALGYCLTQVTGDYGYYTSCAIGFSAVLFALKVICICEEQDRLRDVGGFRVPSKFAVWAELILIHLLVPNASFVGHLGGILAGCLYCYTSVGALVDRMICGITGHPIVHEEEFYRRRSYF, from the exons atgcGTCCAGTCCAGAGGCAGCGACAAGGCCTACAGTACGGCATAGTTTTACTTTGCATGCAGGCCATAAATTTTGGTATCGACAAGATACCACCAGCCACTTTAGCCGGCGTAATAGGACAG ACACTTTTGTACATGGGAGTGATAAAAGTACCATGGAACGCTGACCAAGTGTGTATATCATGTGTGAAGATATTAAAGTATCGTAATTGGCGTGCGTTTATACTCTCAAACTTCGAGCATGGATCGGATATGCATTTGTACTACAACATGGTGTCGTTTATCCTGAAAGGATCGACTCTGGAGAACAAGTATGGAACAGGGAACTTCGTTATGCTGTTATCGTTCTTGTCAGTTGCCTGCAGCTCCATGTACGTTGCTTTGGGTTACTGCCTGACTCAGGTGACCGGAGACTACGGCTATTACACGTCTTGTGCCATCGGATTCTCCGCTGTTTTGTTCGCGCTTAAGGTAATCTGCATATGCGAGGAACAGGACAGACTGCGCGACGTTGGAGGCTTCAGAGTCCCGAGCAAATTTGCTGTCTGGGCTGAACTGATTTTGATACACCTGTTGGTGCCAAACGCTTCGTTTGTCGGTCACCTTGGAGGAATACTGGCTGGTTGTTTGTACTGTTACACAAGTGTTGGCGCACTCGTTGATAGAATGATATGCGGAATTACTGGTCATCCTATTGTACAtgaggaagagttttacaGAAGGCGAAGTTATTTTTAA
- the LOC124307443 gene encoding anaphase-promoting complex subunit 1, translating to MIAASDPLEYVPGGRQTILRHPGSVVAQQLANNQTAPGESFILQRLSQVNISEKTPQEFWSVRQNKTYGEEELYCSGKIAVHSKGSGSTRSLQTSYSCDSDIKHALWCVFHSTTPEHVKPNQHDFNEPSGSPIECICLLDSYNLKVFTETGEDYVSSLQFQVSSVWATKFGILLEKFPAPTTVSRYASLEASKLAAQNENQLPTAFSLKHPLDEICPLLLKHGSLSYMCDSHQKIVFTSSEPSLAVVYDTRTGLHSVYKIRKASSDECHVVCGNDTTPSIILNHSATGSPLNIGSNLSTNRSSTSKAHVSIFGIPNLQSSGIGMGISLGGGGVAATSPFASRAASYTTGSVSGASPSQQQHSRSQSPMAAISRSESPTTFSPLLGGPSSSIAHQTRLHHTVMATILGQSPNSPSSPCSSLHLQDPMASPSRPLYPELCLDHVWTENVGVSKDVISGPASKVLLTSDLVGQSYLGYLVPNRSQLFLVRLEKSNKQQQIIFGMVTSIVAKDAVSLPKLHMIVTVDLSNGVALYSGVTCVGKVHIAGVLSPLASSNYYLPNFAQKLGSSPFPRRSSLIKPNCPMSHELAKFDEGLHLLSPVTSTASRLPVMLENSTLDASLLALKEAVCNTVTLEYESGKFFRISLPEASTSSLVTTCLSTLRSVLQRDLAMQLLVKWYGARNAPGPQDFGPTQEWNLFVVVLLTLLGYDVDKVPLVQSDCDNDQPTGHNSPSVLPKKQKTNDSGSNDDWLYLMKSTEQKNSQEFVFDTLGLAKMRVISKSMDDQRCRNTASNIPAKINSQAILFPYLPLVLFSLHLVYEDLKLNLTMSDSLPLLVRFLHQLSTDLNFSAFSHHYFIDFPNICLLNNSKSQIGMSDLQKITPPNYMPMNPPNIFKTLSQLLIRRDIDPFPYLSQVNVRTKNIIQLTALITYGKENSGLQLEQFTKLVVPAGSRIDPQDLASRQEKETPRSSNYLGPEKAVLLYHEMGMSCKDLEILPPGVSLLLNEAMHQCRARPPSDWPTSVYALIDRQDLAALERHSLPLNVDCHMNTGKSCIVKDPEQDDGMEFDDTVLKLRFSKDHRVAEVRRLLNSSKPVRIAIAQRPDVSDHDFIEEQERHLHALCTRTMALPVARGMFTLRTSTPIITEQLPVPRLCLTGKAPPRGTSIELAHIDVPPNMNLWPLFHNGVAAGLRIHPNASNIDSTWIVYNKPQQSEFGIEHAGFLMALGLNGHLKNLAPFNMYEYLVECHETTSVGLLLGLSASHRATMDVSMTKLLSLHVETLLPPTSIELNVQQNIQVAALMGVGLVYQGTAHKHISHALLSEIGRPPGPEMKNCVDRESYSLAAGLALGLVVLGCGGGSDLSSIPDTLHYYMLGGNVRPLTGAQKDKYKSPSYQIREGDSINIDVTSQGATVALGLMYFNTGNRAVARWMQAPETQFLLDFVRPDLLLLRILAKSLILWDEIQPTTSWVSSHVPEIVYQYRLQKPTPEIMQTVDLETMNQAYCNIIAGACLALGLKYAGSANRNAFKTLYNYAQIFTALSHKSIAELAGKSTIETCLNVILLAAATVMAGTGDLQILRICRYIRTRVGPASSVVTYGSHLATHMALGLLFLGGGRYTLSNSPSAIAALLIALFPKFPTHSNDNRYHLQALRHLYVLAAEPRLLLPRDIDTGRLCYATVHLTFQSDNLASGQEVMLRAPCLLPELNSLKRVELRDDRYWNVVFEKGQNWERLMNMLERCDFVDVKQRAGCLSYQEDPHGFRSLVAKTLTTENVIAWAAKPENITSFTNDKTVLNIVKNFLQGLTKHKTKRISRHSETGRNSSKTNSSSLAQTSGRLSGYSEDLDEKMEVTESSHTSKNLSERLPNEHKNSEFNISERHLLQTFAIVAYECVVKDKISLLPLWVNLLKSLDVIGRQPNSYLVWQIKLIAIQVLERSKNEGRNLLLSSESALAIKQKTALIMDSWEPDLKPLLKEYLTNGIVEANSEMLARLTAYLTFYDLPYRINNRSAGDVSMFDLLLDPSNTQLPASTLHKLHNLLRIA from the exons GAATATGTCCCAGGAGGACGACAGACGATCTTGCGGCATCCAGGTTCTGTCGTTGCCCAGCAATTGGCCAACAATCAAACTGCGCCAGGAGAGAGTTTCATTTTACAGAGGCTCAGTCAAGTGAATATATCAGAAAAAACGCCT CAAGAATTCTGGTCTGTTAGACAAAACAAAACTTACGGCGAAGAGGAATTGTACTGCTCAGGAAAAATTGCCGTTCACTCTAAAGGCAGCGGGTCTACGAGGTCGCTTCAAACTTCATACTCGTGTGACAGTGACATAAAGCATGCTCTCTGGTGTGTGTTTCACTCGACTACACCAGAACATGTTAAACCTAATCAACATGACTTTAATGAGCCTAGCGGGAGCCCCATTGAGTGTATTTGTCTCCTGGATTCATATAACCTGAAGGTTTTCACTGAAACTGGAGAAGACTATGTATCAAGCTTACAATTCCAA GTATCATCAGTTTGGGCTACGAAGTTTGGAATTTTGTTGGAAAAGTTCCCAGCTCCTACCACAGTGTCGAG GTATGCCTCTTTGGAAGCGAGCAAACTGGCGGCGCAAAATGAAAACCAATTACCCACAGCATTTTCTCTCAAGCATCCGTTGGACGAAATTTGTCCTCTGCTGCTGAAGCACG GTAGTCTCTCGTATATGTGCGATTCGCATCAGAAAATAGTGTTTACAAGTTCTGAACCATCGCTAGCTGTTGTCTATGATACCCGTACTGGCCTACATTCAGTTTATAAAATCCGTAAGGCTTCGTCTGACGAGTGTCATGTCGTTTGTGGCAATGACACTACACCTAGTATTATTTTAAATCACTCTGCCACTGGCTCACCTCTTAATATCGGTAGCAATCTTTCTACCAACAGAAGCTCTACTAGCAAGGCTCACGTCAGTATTTTTG GTATTCCTAACTTGCAATCAAGTGGTATTGGTATGGGTATTAGTTTGGGGGGTGGCGGAGTAGCAGCCACAAGCCCTTTTGCATCTCGTGCGGCATCGTATACGACAGGCTCTGTCAGCGGGGCATCGCCTTCGCAGCAGCAACATTCAAGATCTCAGAGTCCGATGGCTGCTATTTCAAGATCTGAATCTCCCACGACTTTCTCTCCATTATTGGGAGGCCCCAGCAGCTCTATAGCTCATCAAACTAGATTACATCACACAGTGATGGCAACGATTTTGGGGCAGTCGCCGAATAGTCCGAGTAGTCCTTGCAGTAGCTTGCATCTTCAAGATCCCATGGCCAGTCCTAGTAGGCCTCTGTATCCTGAACTTTGCCTGGATCACGTATGGACAGAAAATGTTGGAGTTTCGAA GGATGTCATATCTGGACCTGCATCGAAGGTTTTATTGACATCGGATCTTGTCGGTCAAAGTTATTTGGGATATTTAGTACCGAATAGATCCCAACTGTTTTTGGTACGACTTGAGAAGTCAAACAAACAgcaacaaattattttcggAATGGTTACCAGTATAGTTGCAAAAGATGCTGTCAGTTTGCCG aaacttcACATGATTGTGACGGTAGATTTGTCCAATGGAGTCGCACTTTATTCCGGAGTGACCTGCGTAGGCAAGGTTCATATTGCTGGAGTTTTGTCTCCTCTGGCAAGTTCCAACTACTATCTTCCAAATTTTGCCCAAAAACTTGGTAGCTCTCCATTTCCACGCAGAAGTTCATTGATCAAGCCAAATTGCCCAATGTCACATGAATTAGCTAAATTCGACGAAGGTTTACATTTGCTCAGTCCAGTTACCAGCACGGCCTCAAGATTGCCTGTTATGCTAGAAAACTCAACGCTAGACGCGAGTTTACTTGCTCTCAAAGAGGCGGTATGCAACACAGTTACTCTGGAATACGAAAGTGGAAAATTCTTCAGAATTTCTTTGCCGGAGGCCAGCACATCTTCTCTAG ttacAACATGCTTATCAACTCTTCGCAGCGTACTGCAACGAGATCTGGCAATGCAATTATTGGTAAAGTGGTACGGCGCTCGAAACGCGCCTGGGCCTCAAGACTTCGGACCGACGCAAGAATGGAATCTGTTTGTGGTAGTCCTACTCACGCTTTTAGGGTACGACGTGGACAAAGTTCCGCTTGTTCAAAGCGATTGCGACAATGATCAGCCAACGGGTCACAATAGCCCTAGCGTTCTTCCAAAGAAACAGAAAACTAATGATTCTGGATCAAATGACGACTGGCTTTACCTTATGAAGTCTACGGAGCAGAAAAATTCTCAAGAATTCGTCTTTGATACCCTTGGTCTTGCCAAAATGAGAGTTATCTCAAAATCGATGGATGACCAAAGGTGTAGAAATACTGCTTCAAACATCCCAGCAAAAATCAATTCGCAAGCTATTCTTTTTCCTTACCTCCCATTGGTCCTATTTTCTCTTCACTTAGTCTATGAAGATCTCAAATTAAATTTGACTATGTCAGATAGTCTGCCTCTGCTGGTTCGTTTTTTACACCAGTTGAGTACTGACCTCAATTTCAGCGCGTTCTCACACCattatttcattgattttccGAACATTTGTCTGCtgaataatagtaaatctCAAATCGGTATGTCAGATCTTCAGAAGATCACTCCTCCTAACTACATGCCGATGAATCCACCAAATATATTCAAAACCTTGAGTCAGTTATTAATCAGAAGAGATATAGATCCTTTTCCTTACTTGAGTCAAGTTAATGTACGCACGAAGAATATAATTCAATTGACAGCGTTAATAACATACGGGAAAGAAAATTCTGGTTTACAACTTGAACAGTTTACCAAACTAGTTGTACCAGCTGGAAGTCGTATTGACCCTCAAGATCTTGCTAGTAGGCAAGAGAAAGAAACACCACGAAGCTCCAATTATCTTGGGCCAGAGAAGGCGGTTCTGCTGTATCATGAAATGG GCATGAGCTGTAAAGATCTTGAAATCCTTCCACCCGGAGTTTCATTACTTTTGAATGAAGCTATGCACCAATGTAGGGCAAGACCACCGTCTGACTGGCCAACGTCCGTGTACGCATTGATTGATCGTCAAGATTTGGCGGCATTGGAACGACATTCGTTGCCTTTGAATGTTGACTGTCACATGAATACGGGTAAAAGTTGTATAGTTAAAGATCCGGAGCAGGATGACGGGATGGAGTTTGACGACACT GTTCTTAAACTGAGGTTCAGCAAAGATCACAGGGTTGCTGAGGTGAGAAGGCTGTTGAATTCTTCAAAGCCAGTAAGAATCGCAATTGCTCAGCGCCCAGATGTAAGTGATCATGATTTTATCGAAGAACAGGAAAGGCATTTACATGCTTTGTGTACCAGAACTATGGCGCTTCCTGTTGCCAGAGGCATGTTTACGCTGAGAACCTCAACACCGATCATTACCGAACAGCTTCCGGTGCCTCGTCTCTGTCTTACAG GTAAGGCTCCTCCACGTGGTACATCAATTGAGCTAGCGCATATAGACGTACCGCCGAATATGAATTTGTGGCCACTTTTTCACAACGGAGTTGCAGCGGGACTCCGGATTCACCCCAATGCGTCAAACATTGACTCCACTTGGATAGTTTACAATAAACCACAGCAAAGTGAATTTGGTATTGAGCATGCTGGTTTCCTTATGGCGCTAGGGCTGAACGGTCATCTTAAAAATCTGGCTCCCTTCAATATGTACGAATATTTAGTTGAGTGCCACGAAACAACCAGCGTAGGCCTTTTACTTGGCTTATCTGCATCCCACAGAGCCACCATGGACGTTTCCATGACAAAGCTTCTATCTTTACACGTTGAAACTTTGCTACCACCTACTAGCATCGAACTTAACGTGCAACAGAATATTCAAGTCGCCGCACTAATGGGCGTTGGTCTTGTGTATCAGGGAACAGCTCACAAACATATTTCTCATGCACTGTTATCAGAGATTG GAAGACCTCCCGGTCcagagatgaaaaattgcgtTGATCGCGAGTCTTATTCATTAGCTGCAGGGTTGGCCTTGGGTTTAGTTGTCTTAGGATGCGGAGGGGGGTCGGATTTGTCCAGTATTCCTGACACTCTACACTACTACATGCTCGGAGGAAATGTGAGGCCTCTGACTGGTGCGCAGAAGGACAAATACAAATCGCCCAG ttatCAGATCCGGGAGGGGGATTCTATCAACATAGATGTTACTAGTCAGGGTGCAACGGTGGCGCTGGGCTTGATGTATTTCAACACGGGAAATCGGGCTGTTGCACGATGGATGCAAGCTCCAGAGACGCAGTTTCTCTTGGATTTTGTTAGACCGGATCTACTTCTGCTGAGAATACTCGCCAAGTCGCTTATTCTATGGGATGAAATTCAGCCAACCACCTCTTGGGTATCTAGTCATGTACCAGAGATCGTTTATCAGTACAGGTTGCAGAAACCAACACCAGAAATCATGCAAACCGTGGATTTGGAGACCATGAA CCAAGCGTACTGCAACATTATCGCAGGCGCCTGTTTGGCATTAGGTTTGAAATATGCAGGATCAGCGAACAGGAATGCTTTCAAGACGCTGTATAATTACGCACAAATATTTACAGCGCTTTCGCATAAATCAATTGCCGAACTAGCTGGGAAATCAACAATTGAAACTTGTTTAAATGTCATATTGTTAGCTGCTGCGACTGTGATGGCTGGTACAGGAGACCTCCAG ATTCTCAGGATATGTCGATATATAAGAACTCGGGTTGGTCCTGCAAGCAGTGTCGTCACGTACGGCTCGCATTTAGCAACCCACATGGCTCTTGGACTGTTGTTCTTAGGTGGTGGCAGATACACTCTCTCTAACAGCCCAAGTGCCATTGCTGCGCTTCTCATCGCTCTTTTTCCAAAGTTTCCGACGCACAGCAATGACAACAG GTATCATTTGCAAGCATTGCGCCATTTGTATGTATTGGCCGCTGAACCACGTCTGCTTCTACCGAGAGACATAGACACGGGTCGTTTATGTTATGCGACTGTACATTTAACTTTTCAATCGGACAATCTGGCCAGTGGTCAAGAGGTTATGCTAAGGGCTCCGTGTTTGTTACCAGAATTGAATAGTCTGAAAAGAGTAGAGCTGAGGGATGATAGATATTGGAATGTGGTGTTCGAAAAAGGACAGAATTGGGAGCGTTTAATGAATATGTTGGAGAGGTGTGACTTCGTTGACGTTAAGCAGAGAGCCGGATGTCTGTCTTACCAGGAAGATCCACAT GGATTTAGAAGCCTAGTAGCAAAAACATTGACGACTGAAAATGTTATCGCTTGGGCTGCAAAACCGGAGAACATAACGTCATTTACAAACGATAAGACTGTACTGAAtatagtgaaaaattttttgcaaggACTGACTAAGCATAAGacaaaaagaatttcgagACATTCTGAAACTGGTAGAAACTCTAGCAAAACAAATTCCAGTTCTTTAGCGCAGACCTCGGGAAGACTGTCCGGTTATTCGGAGgatttggatgaaaaaatggaaGTCACAGAATCGTCTCACACTTCGAAAAATCTTTCGGAAAGGTTACCAAATGAgcataaaaattctgaatttaaCATCTCCGAGCGGCATTTACTCCAAACTTTTGCAATAGTTGCGTATGAATGCGTGGTCAAAGATAAAATAAGTCTGCTGCCGCTTTGGGTAAATTTGCTTAAAAGTTTAGACGTCATTGGGAGACAACCCAATAGCTATTTGGTTTGGCAAATAAAACTGATTGCCATTCAAGTATTAGAGAGatcgaaaaatgaaggaaGAAACTTGTTGCTAAGCTCTGAAAGTGCTTTGGCAATTAAACAGAAGACGGCCCTAATTATGGATAGTTGGGAACCtg ATTTAAAGCCGCTGTTGAAGGAATATTTAACTAACGGAATTGTCGAAGCAAACTCCGAAATGCTAGCGAGGCTTACCGCGTATTTAACATTTTACGACCTGCCTTATCGAATAAATAATCGATCTGCCG GTGATGTTTCAATGTTTGATTTACTTCTAGATCCATCAAATACCCAATTACCAGCCAGTACATTGCACAAGTTACACAATCTGCTAAGGATAGCATAG